The Rheinheimera mangrovi genome contains the following window.
CTTAAGCTTAATTCAGCAGCTAACACCGGCATCAGAACCCAGGGGAATAGCAGCGAAGCCAGGGCTGGCGCCAGCAACAAGGCCAGGCTATTGATCAGATAACATAGACCCGCTAGCGCCAACATTGCTCCGATAAAAGCCGGAAAAAAGCCCGATTTAATAATCAGATAACCACGCAGCAAACAGGCCAGCGCAAAAAAGATCAGCCCTATGCCAAAACCATAGCTGTGCAGCCCAATAGCAAGATAAGACCAGGCAGCCAATTGCTCCGAAGAAAACGCAGATGCAGCAGCCCCACCACCTAATAACAACAATGGAATGACTAACAACAGTTTATTGGCCACCAACATAGCGGTTTGGATCAGGTTAAAAAAAGTGGCGGCCAGATTCAGCCCCGCGTTGACGCGTTTAAACAATAAATAAAACAACACGATAATAGGGATATCGAGCAGTTGCATCGACAAGTCCCCTACTATGCCCAGCCTCCACAATGAGGATGACGCCATAATATTCTGCGCTGTGGCTGCTGCATCTAGAGGAACCACCAGAGAGCCTCTGACCATCAATTCACCAAAAAGGCCCAACACAATGATGGCCAGATAAAACACTCCCCCCAGACGCACATAAAACTGCGGTGCACGTTCAAACGCTGAATTCATAGTTGGACCTTTTAGTGGCAGTGGTTATTAAGTGAATTGAATCAAGTAATTACACTGGCAGATCTCAGTCAAAAAAGATAGCTACCACACAATGAAACATAGGGAGTCTCTGATTCTTTATTTCCGCAACGAAACAAATAAAATCAGCTGGTCAGATAGGTTCCTGCTGGCGGATTTGCAGTTTTTATTAGATTAATTTTTTCTAACATTCATAACCTGTAAAAACTTTGGCTTCTATGGAGATTTTATGACTCTGATTTTAATTCTTCAGCAAAAGCTTATACAGCCTGAGGTGGAGTGGATAACTTGGGGATAACTGCGGTATAAGGTTAGAATAAGTTTTGACTTCAGTTTCCAATTGAAGCACTTAAAAAGCAAAGACTGATGCAGGAAATTTCTGCAGCTTTGTCTACACTCAAAACCAGTAAGTTAACCTGTTTGTCCTCTTTGGTTCCGTATAGCGCACGGCTCATTTAGATGAGCCATTCCCCTAAGCCCAGAATGGTTCCCTTGATTCTGGGCTACTTTTCCCTTCAACTAATCTCTTTTAACTGATTGAAATAGCTGGTAAAAATTTGCTGAGGTTTGTTCCGCCAACAATTCAATGCTGACATTACGCTGTTCTGCAATACATGCAGCCACTGCGCTGACATAAGCAGGCTGATTGGTTTTGCCACGATAAGGCACAGGAGCTAAATAGGGCGAGTCGGTTTCAATTAATAAGCGGTCCGCAGGGATTTGCCGCGCTACAGCTCGCAACTCATCAGCATTACGAAAGGTCACAATGCCGGATAACGAAATATAAAAACCTAAATCCAACGCCGCTTTTGCTGTATCCCAGTCTTCGGTAAAGCAGTGCAATACACCACCACAATCAGCAGCGCCACCAGAGCGCAATAAATTCAAGGTGTCCGCTCTGGCATCACGGGTATGCACTATCAAAGGTTTTTTCAGCTCACGGCCGACCGCTATATGAGCGACAAACGCCTCTTGCTGAATAGCTTTGCTGTCCGGACTGTAAAAATAATCCAGACCTGTTTCGCCTACTGCGACAACAGCAGGATCCGCGCAATAACGACGCAGTAACTCGATATCAATCTGGTCTTCCTGATGCAACGGATGCTCACCACAAGAGACTGACACTTGTGGATAAGCCGCCACCAGTTGTTTCATTGCGGGAAATTCTTTCAGGCTGACCGATACACACAACATATGCTCTACTTTGGCTGTCACAGCTTGTTGTATAACTTCAGGCAGGGTCAGGGCTAATTTATCCCATTCCAGACGGTCGAGGTGGCAATGTGAATCAACAAACAAAAGTGTTCTCCAAAATAGTATTTAAAACAGCCTTTTCGTTTTAAAGGCTGTAGGTAGGCTCAGTAGAATCGAGCATACCACCTAATAGTTTTTCAATTTTATCCTGCAGCTGAAATTTATCGTCGATAAAAGCCACGCCAATGCCAGCCGGAGTAGAGCTTTGTGCGCCTTGGGGGGTCAGCCAGGCAACTTTGCCAGTTACACGCACAGCTTCCAATGCGTCAGGTAAAGTGACCAACAAAGATAAAGAGTGCCCCATACGGTAAGGCCGTGCTGTACGCACAAACAAACCGCCATTTTTCAGAAATGGCATATAGCAGCGGTACAGCTCTTTTAGTTCAGTAAAATCCAGTTGGATTTCTTCCACAGGTAGCTCCTGTTACAGCAAGGCCGATCGAAGTTGCACTAATAAGGCTGATAAATTCAGCGCGGCATTTTGCCCTGAAATCAGCTGACGGTCACGACCCCATTGCTGCAAAGACAACAATAACTGGTGATGTTTCAGCTGCATATCAGCGCCTTTCTGCCACAACTCCTGTCGTACAAACCAGAATAAGGTTGAAGGCAGTTGGTCAGTGTCCGGTAAATGGGCCAACAGCTCATACATATCTAACTGAGCGGACACGAACTTCTTCAGCATAACCAATTGTACAGAAATTGCTGCCGCTTCATCGTTTTCTAATAATTTCAATGCTAATAAAGGTGCACCGCCGACGTACTGCAGTAAAAAGTCAGGTACAGGCCTGCTGCTGTGCTCCTGCAACCAGTGTTCTATTTGTTCACCGTACACAGGAGCTAAAGCCCAGCTCTGACAACGGCTTAAAATAGTAGGCAATAGCTGCGCTGGATGAGCACTTTG
Protein-coding sequences here:
- the holB gene encoding DNA polymerase III subunit delta'; translated protein: MSDFPWLDSYQYKLTELAEAGQLHHALLLTGPVGIGKLALAKRLAAYLLCKSPQQLLPCGLCKSCQLMASGHHPDLWQLPTEGSSSIGVDPIRALGQFMQGASQQGGVKLALIPQAELMTEAAANALLKTLEEPPQNSFLILQSAHPAQLLPTILSRCQSWALAPVYGEQIEHWLQEHSSRPVPDFLLQYVGGAPLLALKLLENDEAAAISVQLVMLKKFVSAQLDMYELLAHLPDTDQLPSTLFWFVRQELWQKGADMQLKHHQLLLSLQQWGRDRQLISGQNAALNLSALLVQLRSALL
- a CDS encoding TatD family hydrolase encodes the protein MFVDSHCHLDRLEWDKLALTLPEVIQQAVTAKVEHMLCVSVSLKEFPAMKQLVAAYPQVSVSCGEHPLHQEDQIDIELLRRYCADPAVVAVGETGLDYFYSPDSKAIQQEAFVAHIAVGRELKKPLIVHTRDARADTLNLLRSGGAADCGGVLHCFTEDWDTAKAALDLGFYISLSGIVTFRNADELRAVARQIPADRLLIETDSPYLAPVPYRGKTNQPAYVSAVAACIAEQRNVSIELLAEQTSANFYQLFQSVKRD
- a CDS encoding PilZ domain-containing protein: MEEIQLDFTELKELYRCYMPFLKNGGLFVRTARPYRMGHSLSLLVTLPDALEAVRVTGKVAWLTPQGAQSSTPAGIGVAFIDDKFQLQDKIEKLLGGMLDSTEPTYSL
- a CDS encoding DUF4386 domain-containing protein — protein: MNSAFERAPQFYVRLGGVFYLAIIVLGLFGELMVRGSLVVPLDAAATAQNIMASSSLWRLGIVGDLSMQLLDIPIIVLFYLLFKRVNAGLNLAATFFNLIQTAMLVANKLLLVIPLLLLGGGAAASAFSSEQLAAWSYLAIGLHSYGFGIGLIFFALACLLRGYLIIKSGFFPAFIGAMLALAGLCYLINSLALLLAPALASLLFPWVLMPVLAAELSLSLWMIIKGVNMQQWQQSSQTAS